A part of Sandaracinaceae bacterium genomic DNA contains:
- a CDS encoding ATPase, T2SS/T4P/T4SS family: MEQQRYVGEILVRRGALEEARMEELLQTAVEKDVDFLDLLFASREQDERPIVEALADEVGIPFREVIKAEHVSLELIELVPITFARAHGILPLEERDGRVHVAVSNPLDPAPLDDLRALLGKPVEPVAATGELIEDLINAIYERKAEAEIGQDHAEEEDELQDLIDMTDEAPVIRWVNNLFYNASRSNASDIHIEPGDKEVVVRNRIDGKLFVAKTAPKSALASIVSRVKIEAGLNIAEKRLPQDGRITKKIQGRLIDVRVSSIPTAKGERIVMRLLDKEKILLDLTDLGFYGGRLQTMQHLITRPNGIILVTGPTGSGKTTTLYACLSRINSPDRNILTAEDPVEYELPGIGQLQIHPKIGLSFASALRSFLRQDPDVIMVGEIRDHETAEIAIHASLTGHLVLSTLHTNDAAGAVTRMVEMGVQPFLISSSVLGVIAQRLVRRLCKQCRQPYRPSAQDFRSLGVDAARFEALKGSGVQTFRGLTHEAEAGAEDTAEDAADDAAQLSGPELAGLDVAGLEVEELEGLEEMSAEPTRVFASPEEELHIAEPPPGVDVADLEGGERLSQVPAGFPDELDRAVFFRATGCEECSHTGYRGRVAISEMLIIDEPVRREILNQADAATISRVAQTRGMRSLREDGARLVLTGTTSLEEVLAATQAGEGMD; the protein is encoded by the coding sequence ATGGAGCAGCAGCGTTACGTCGGTGAGATTCTGGTCCGCCGGGGCGCCCTCGAGGAGGCCCGGATGGAAGAGCTGCTCCAGACCGCGGTCGAGAAGGACGTCGACTTCCTGGATCTCCTCTTCGCGTCTCGCGAGCAGGACGAGCGCCCCATCGTCGAGGCGCTCGCGGACGAGGTCGGCATCCCCTTCCGGGAGGTCATCAAGGCCGAGCACGTCTCGCTCGAGCTGATCGAGCTGGTGCCGATCACGTTCGCACGTGCGCACGGCATCTTGCCGCTCGAGGAGCGCGACGGTCGCGTGCACGTCGCCGTCTCGAACCCGCTCGACCCCGCGCCGCTCGACGACCTGCGCGCGCTGCTCGGCAAGCCGGTGGAGCCCGTCGCGGCGACGGGCGAGCTGATCGAAGACCTGATCAACGCGATCTACGAGCGCAAGGCCGAGGCCGAGATCGGCCAGGACCACGCGGAGGAGGAGGACGAGCTCCAGGACCTCATCGACATGACCGACGAGGCGCCGGTCATCCGCTGGGTCAACAACCTCTTCTACAACGCGTCGCGCAGCAACGCGTCCGACATCCACATCGAGCCCGGCGACAAAGAGGTCGTCGTCCGCAACCGGATCGACGGCAAGCTCTTCGTGGCCAAGACCGCGCCCAAGAGCGCGCTCGCGTCGATCGTGAGCCGCGTGAAGATCGAGGCCGGGCTCAACATCGCCGAGAAGCGCCTCCCGCAGGACGGCCGCATCACGAAGAAGATCCAGGGCCGCCTGATCGACGTGCGCGTCTCCTCGATCCCGACCGCCAAGGGCGAGCGGATCGTGATGCGTCTGCTCGACAAGGAGAAGATCCTCCTCGACCTGACGGACCTCGGCTTCTACGGCGGCCGGCTGCAGACGATGCAGCACCTCATCACGCGCCCGAACGGCATCATCCTCGTCACCGGCCCGACCGGCTCGGGCAAGACGACGACGCTCTACGCGTGCCTGAGCCGCATCAACTCCCCCGACCGGAACATCCTCACCGCCGAGGACCCGGTCGAGTACGAGCTGCCCGGGATCGGTCAGCTGCAGATCCACCCGAAGATCGGGCTGAGCTTCGCGTCCGCGCTGCGCTCGTTCCTGCGGCAGGATCCCGACGTCATCATGGTCGGTGAGATCCGGGATCACGAGACGGCCGAGATCGCGATCCACGCGTCGCTCACCGGCCACCTCGTGCTCTCCACCCTGCACACCAACGACGCGGCCGGCGCCGTCACGCGCATGGTCGAGATGGGCGTGCAGCCGTTCCTGATCAGCTCGAGCGTCCTCGGCGTGATCGCCCAGCGCCTCGTGCGTCGCCTCTGCAAGCAGTGCCGTCAGCCCTACCGCCCGAGCGCGCAGGACTTCCGCTCGCTCGGGGTCGACGCGGCGCGCTTCGAGGCGCTCAAGGGCTCGGGCGTGCAGACCTTCCGGGGCCTGACCCACGAGGCCGAGGCGGGCGCGGAGGACACGGCCGAGGACGCGGCGGACGACGCGGCCCAGCTCAGCGGGCCGGAGCTCGCCGGCCTCGATGTAGCGGGCCTCGAGGTCGAGGAGCTCGAGGGCCTCGAGGAGATGAGCGCCGAGCCCACGCGCGTGTTCGCCTCGCCGGAGGAGGAGCTCCACATCGCCGAGCCGCCGCCGGGCGTGGACGTCGCCGACCTCGAGGGCGGCGAGCGCCTCTCCCAGGTCCCGGCCGGCTTCCCGGACGAGCTCGATCGGGCGGTCTTCTTCCGCGCCACGGGCTGCGAGGAGTGCAGCCACACCGGGTACCGCGGCCGGGTCGCGATCAGCGAGATGCTGATCATCGACGAGCCCGTGCGCCGCGAGATCCTCAACCAGGCGGACGCGGCGACCATCTCCCGCGTCGCCCAGACGCGCGGCATGCGCAGCCTGCGCGAGGACGGCGCGCGCCTCGTGCTCACCGGCACGACGAGCCTCGAAGAGGTCCTCGCCGCCACGCAGGCCGGCGAGGGGATGGACTGA
- a CDS encoding type II secretion system protein GspG, with amino-acid sequence MTRRRRGTRSISLPWERRGAWIRELLAGRRWKVLLAALVGLAVLYGVGRAAEQRQRERETRAAIAEIKRGLSAFRADLGRCPHSLHELMHPPRSGRRYLRQVPLDGWGNTFFVSCPGRYDPEGADVASAGPSGNFLIDDNIQ; translated from the coding sequence ATGACGCGAAGGCGACGCGGCACCCGCTCCATCTCGCTCCCCTGGGAGCGGCGGGGGGCGTGGATCCGCGAGCTGCTCGCGGGGCGGCGCTGGAAGGTGCTGCTCGCGGCGCTGGTGGGCCTCGCGGTGCTCTACGGCGTGGGCCGCGCGGCGGAGCAGCGCCAGCGGGAGCGCGAGACGCGGGCGGCCATCGCGGAGATCAAGCGCGGGCTCTCGGCCTTCCGGGCGGACCTCGGGCGCTGCCCGCACTCCTTGCACGAGCTGATGCACCCGCCGCGCAGCGGCCGGCGCTACCTCCGGCAGGTGCCGCTCGACGGCTGGGGGAACACCTTCTTCGTGAGCTGCCCGGGTCGCTACGACCCGGAGGGCGCCGACGTCGCCAGCGCGGGGCCCAGCGGCAATTTTCTGATCGACGACAACATTCAGTGA
- a CDS encoding type II secretion system protein GspJ, with translation MRRTLKGMTLIEIMVAVTILAIVSTVIFGGFSTTMRNKARVEQMADRSHVIRVAMERMVAELSQAYVSIQVNPNPALQMMNTCFIGGRSGRGHRVDFTSFSHRRLYRDAHESDQNELSYFMTSHPEDPGRYVLARREDNRPDDDPQSGGTTMILVDDVLDFEVEYFDIATSEWSETWDTREITAQPNRLPVQVKISLTVPDERASSRRRTFVTRAEPRNTWALNHAIYIAR, from the coding sequence ATGAGGCGGACGCTCAAGGGCATGACGCTCATCGAGATCATGGTCGCGGTGACCATCCTCGCCATCGTCTCGACCGTCATCTTCGGCGGCTTCTCGACGACGATGCGGAACAAGGCGCGCGTCGAGCAGATGGCCGACCGCAGCCACGTGATCCGCGTCGCGATGGAGCGCATGGTCGCGGAGCTGTCGCAGGCGTACGTGTCGATCCAGGTCAACCCGAACCCCGCGCTCCAGATGATGAACACCTGCTTCATCGGCGGGCGCAGCGGGCGCGGGCATCGCGTCGACTTCACCAGCTTCAGCCACCGGCGGCTCTACCGGGACGCGCACGAGTCGGACCAGAACGAGCTGAGCTACTTCATGACCTCGCACCCGGAGGACCCGGGTCGCTACGTCCTCGCGCGCCGGGAGGACAACCGCCCCGACGACGATCCGCAGTCCGGCGGGACCACGATGATCCTGGTCGACGACGTGCTCGACTTCGAGGTGGAGTACTTCGACATCGCGACCAGCGAGTGGAGCGAGACCTGGGACACGCGCGAGATCACCGCGCAGCCCAACCGGCTCCCCGTGCAGGTGAAGATCTCGCTGACCGTGCCCGACGAGCGCGCCTCGAGCCGCCGCCGGACGTTCGTGACGCGCGCCGAGCCGCGCAACACCTGGGCCCTCAACCACGCCATCTACATCGCGCGATGA
- a CDS encoding prepilin-type N-terminal cleavage/methylation domain-containing protein yields the protein MNVRSYARIRGALRRGTLRRGTLRRGARRREGMTLVEIMIVVIIMALIATAVGVAVLPRLKQARIDSSRTDAQSVRGAAVMYVSENPGGDCPSVEDLTEGGYLDSSRRTTDAWDRDFLIECEGDDIIVISAGPDTEMGTEDDIQ from the coding sequence ATGAACGTTCGAAGCTATGCACGCATCCGCGGGGCTCTGCGCCGCGGGACCCTGCGCCGCGGGACCCTCCGCCGCGGCGCCCGGCGCCGCGAAGGCATGACGCTCGTGGAGATCATGATCGTCGTGATCATCATGGCGCTCATCGCGACCGCGGTCGGCGTCGCGGTGCTGCCTCGCCTCAAGCAGGCGCGCATCGACAGCAGCCGCACCGACGCGCAGTCCGTGCGCGGCGCCGCGGTGATGTACGTCTCGGAGAACCCGGGCGGCGACTGCCCCTCGGTCGAGGATCTGACCGAGGGCGGCTACCTCGACAGCTCGCGCCGCACCACCGACGCCTGGGATCGCGACTTCCTCATCGAGTGTGAGGGCGACGACATCATCGTGATCAGCGCCGGGCCCGACACCGAGATGGGCACCGAGGACGACATCCAGTAG
- the gspC gene encoding type II secretion system protein GspC yields MASSSRQRRTVAAILLSTLGLTGILVAQGGTQIIAAAALPLDPSAVAPAPLGDVRPAPPEEVDATGILRRNIFDSETGPLERNPPVAVVDEPVDEEPEEIDPNAPPPRCDGSMRLVGAFVRMRSPDDSFAAITNATGEALLYQTGMEIDSREVLAIQHNRVILRPRGGSPCSLTMFAADEDERVATAPAPARPTPARPRRASADGLDPAALEAGISQVSEREYAIDRGLVNQLLANQAALMRTARVIPHEEGGQVVGVKLYGIRRSSLLGRLGIQNGDMLRTINGYDMTAPDSALEAYARLRSADRITINLNRRGSDQTIDYQIR; encoded by the coding sequence GTGGCATCCAGCAGCCGACAGCGACGCACCGTCGCCGCCATCCTGCTCTCGACCCTCGGCCTCACGGGCATCCTCGTGGCGCAGGGGGGCACGCAGATCATCGCCGCTGCGGCGCTGCCCCTCGATCCGTCCGCCGTCGCCCCCGCCCCGCTCGGGGACGTGCGCCCCGCCCCGCCCGAAGAGGTGGACGCGACGGGCATCCTCCGGCGCAACATCTTCGACTCCGAGACCGGGCCCCTCGAGCGCAACCCGCCGGTGGCCGTCGTCGACGAGCCCGTGGACGAGGAGCCCGAGGAGATCGACCCGAACGCCCCGCCCCCGCGCTGTGACGGGAGCATGCGGCTGGTCGGCGCCTTCGTGCGCATGCGCAGCCCGGACGACTCCTTCGCGGCCATCACGAACGCGACGGGCGAGGCGCTGCTCTACCAGACGGGCATGGAGATCGACAGCCGCGAGGTGCTCGCCATCCAGCACAACCGCGTGATCTTGCGGCCGCGCGGCGGGAGCCCCTGCTCGCTGACCATGTTCGCCGCCGACGAGGACGAGCGCGTGGCCACCGCGCCGGCGCCGGCCCGCCCCACCCCCGCGCGACCGCGGCGCGCCAGCGCGGACGGCCTCGACCCGGCCGCGCTCGAGGCGGGCATCTCCCAGGTCAGCGAGCGCGAGTACGCGATCGATCGCGGCCTCGTCAATCAGCTCCTCGCCAACCAGGCCGCCCTGATGCGCACCGCGCGCGTCATCCCGCACGAAGAGGGCGGGCAGGTCGTCGGCGTGAAGCTGTACGGCATCCGGCGCAGCAGCCTGCTCGGCCGCCTGGGCATCCAGAACGGCGACATGCTGCGCACCATCAACGGCTACGACATGACCGCGCCCGACAGCGCCCTCGAGGCGTACGCGCGGCTGCGCAGCGCAGACCGAATCACGATCAACCTGAACCGACGCGGGTCGGATCAGACGATCGACTACCAGATCCGCTGA
- a CDS encoding prepilin-type N-terminal cleavage/methylation domain-containing protein — translation MRRVRRSPSMRRRGMTLMEVIVVVIIGALAVTGITYGIGAITRANLRSGAMTFAAASRFAYGRAIAENSTVRLKLDFETSQMSFEEAHGNVTLARIGDATRQDLEEEDGDDGAAVDPWAAAQARLEDTLNPSFGASPFATIPGRRYQARELADGVRVVRLFVPHEPEPLEEGTGAVYFFPGGQTEHAVVWLGDSSDRIYSVEIHPLTGRAQVYDYAYEPEQLLDDGEGATRSEVDD, via the coding sequence ATGCGTCGTGTCCGCCGCTCACCCTCGATGCGGCGGCGCGGCATGACCCTGATGGAGGTCATCGTCGTCGTGATCATCGGGGCGCTCGCCGTCACCGGGATCACCTACGGCATCGGCGCCATCACCCGCGCCAACCTGCGCTCGGGCGCGATGACCTTCGCCGCCGCGTCGCGCTTCGCCTACGGCCGCGCCATCGCGGAGAACAGCACCGTCCGGCTGAAGCTCGACTTCGAGACGAGCCAGATGAGCTTCGAGGAGGCGCACGGCAACGTGACCCTCGCGCGCATCGGCGACGCCACCCGCCAGGACCTCGAGGAGGAGGACGGCGACGACGGCGCCGCGGTCGATCCCTGGGCCGCGGCCCAGGCGCGCCTCGAGGACACGCTCAACCCGTCCTTCGGCGCCTCGCCCTTCGCGACCATCCCCGGCCGCCGCTATCAGGCGCGCGAGCTGGCCGACGGCGTGCGCGTCGTGCGCCTCTTCGTCCCGCACGAGCCCGAGCCGCTCGAGGAGGGGACCGGCGCGGTCTACTTCTTCCCGGGCGGCCAGACCGAGCACGCGGTGGTGTGGCTCGGCGACAGCTCCGACCGCATCTACTCCGTGGAGATCCACCCGCTCACCGGCCGCGCGCAGGTCTATGACTACGCGTACGAGCCCGAGCAGCTCCTCGACGACGGCGAAGGCGCGACCCGATCGGAGGTCGACGACTGA
- a CDS encoding prepilin-type N-terminal cleavage/methylation domain-containing protein, producing MRRKIFGAFTLLEVMVAVAILGIALTAIFSSEAGAIRVGARARHMSVASLLARCKMGEIEENILREGMPAVSDDGRDECCEGGEQQGFRCEWSVERVELPDALDMGADDPTSALGSLTGDHEGDTANPADMQNALAGAAGGDALGSFAVQFAFPVLRPAIEEQVRRATVTVFWAEGEDERSFDVVQYLVADQGSMTSADDPSGATAPGTPGSPGAPATPTIPRIGLPGAQR from the coding sequence ATGCGCAGGAAGATCTTCGGCGCGTTCACGCTCCTCGAGGTCATGGTCGCGGTCGCGATCCTGGGCATCGCGCTCACGGCCATCTTCTCGAGCGAGGCGGGGGCCATCCGGGTCGGCGCGCGCGCGCGGCACATGTCCGTCGCGTCGCTCCTCGCGCGCTGCAAGATGGGCGAGATCGAGGAGAACATCCTCCGCGAGGGCATGCCCGCCGTGAGCGACGACGGGCGCGACGAGTGCTGCGAGGGCGGCGAGCAGCAGGGCTTCCGGTGCGAGTGGAGCGTCGAGCGGGTGGAGCTGCCCGACGCGCTCGACATGGGCGCCGACGACCCCACGAGCGCGCTCGGGAGCCTGACCGGCGATCACGAGGGCGACACGGCCAACCCCGCCGACATGCAGAACGCGCTCGCCGGCGCGGCGGGCGGCGACGCGCTCGGGTCCTTCGCCGTGCAGTTCGCCTTCCCCGTCCTGCGCCCCGCCATCGAGGAGCAGGTCCGGCGCGCGACGGTGACGGTGTTCTGGGCCGAGGGCGAAGACGAGCGGTCCTTCGACGTCGTGCAGTACCTGGTCGCCGACCAGGGCTCGATGACGAGCGCGGACGATCCATCGGGCGCCACCGCGCCGGGCACGCCTGGCAGCCCAGGCGCGCCGGCCACGCCGACCATCCCGCGCATCGGTCTGCCGGGAGCGCAGCGATGA
- the gspD gene encoding type II secretion system secretin GspD produces MKLRFAIPILLTSASVMFCALGMAVAQPQRPQVRIPRPGQTPQVQEQEDEAPQPAGKLRPFRTGLEDRPSRRVPPGARVDFTLEDADLPDLVRMISRITGKRFILPGKARSIKATVASEAPVSAAEAYRAFLSILELNGMTVVPSGRYLKIVETAGAESQPLPLYTDGEATPRDDRYVTRMHRVENVSAEDVATLLGRFKSREGNITAYAPTNTIIMTDTGTNIRRMLRILQEIDVPRTGEQIWIEPIHYANATEMAARLQEIFPSAGGGSSGGATASKARATPRRATPRRPGQPAQAAAAAGPTTVGSRSGESRITNIIPDERTNSLILLATERAYMRILEVIRALDIPVEGEGSIHVHQLQYADSEQMAQTLQSLIGGGGGSAASKRATKQGGVTGATGGAGGASFEGQIAVQAHKSTNSLLITSSLHDYVALRRVIQRLDVSPRQVFIEAVIMELSVQRSSSLGLSFHGGVPDAPEEGALSLFGFEASRSAGLDPSSLLTGLAVGIRGPEVPQSAQLIGVSIPSFGVVLNAIANSGDVNVLSTPHIIAMDNIQAEITVGANVPLQTSGLLGGLGGGGGLGALAGAAGQQGGAGALGALGALGGLGGLGGGLGGGVQRQNVGTTIRITPHINDAGEIRMEIEEEISEAGEAQGTLGVIPINQRIAKTQVVVRDQETIVIGGLMRDRVSTSEDKIPILGDIPLLGVLFRRQSTTTQKTNLLLFLTPYIIRSPADLRAIFERKMRERQEFIDRYFVFSDSGYTPATDYSRTRGLVGEILNTIEAEQERQRLMQEMEARPPPEHNPRPPIGSAPFDATEGEEGAVIIGPDGEESMDTSSEGGESNIQVEAEAETGEE; encoded by the coding sequence GTGAAGCTACGTTTCGCCATTCCGATCCTGCTGACGAGCGCGTCGGTGATGTTCTGCGCGCTCGGCATGGCCGTCGCGCAGCCGCAGCGCCCGCAGGTTCGCATCCCGCGCCCGGGTCAGACGCCGCAGGTGCAAGAGCAGGAGGACGAGGCGCCGCAGCCCGCGGGCAAGCTGCGCCCCTTCCGCACCGGGCTCGAAGACCGCCCGAGCCGCCGCGTGCCGCCCGGCGCGCGCGTGGACTTCACGCTCGAGGACGCGGATCTGCCGGACCTCGTCCGCATGATCAGCCGCATCACCGGCAAGCGCTTCATCCTCCCGGGCAAGGCGCGCTCCATCAAGGCCACCGTCGCGAGCGAGGCGCCCGTCAGCGCCGCCGAGGCGTACCGCGCGTTCCTGTCGATCCTCGAGCTGAACGGCATGACCGTCGTGCCCTCGGGTCGCTACCTGAAGATCGTCGAGACCGCCGGCGCGGAGAGCCAGCCGCTGCCGCTCTACACGGACGGCGAGGCCACCCCGCGGGACGACCGCTACGTGACGCGCATGCACCGCGTCGAGAACGTGTCGGCCGAAGACGTCGCGACGCTGCTCGGCCGCTTCAAGTCGCGCGAGGGCAACATCACCGCCTACGCGCCGACCAACACGATCATCATGACGGACACCGGGACGAACATCCGGCGGATGCTGCGCATCCTGCAGGAGATCGACGTCCCACGGACCGGCGAGCAGATCTGGATCGAGCCGATCCACTACGCGAACGCCACCGAGATGGCCGCGCGACTGCAAGAGATCTTCCCGAGCGCGGGCGGCGGGAGCAGCGGCGGCGCGACCGCGTCCAAAGCCAGAGCCACGCCCAGACGCGCGACGCCACGAAGACCGGGCCAGCCGGCGCAGGCCGCGGCCGCCGCGGGGCCGACCACGGTGGGCTCGCGCAGCGGTGAGAGCCGGATCACCAACATCATCCCGGACGAGCGCACCAACTCGCTCATCCTGCTCGCGACCGAGCGCGCCTACATGCGCATCCTCGAGGTGATCCGCGCGCTCGACATCCCCGTCGAGGGCGAGGGCTCCATCCACGTCCACCAGCTGCAGTACGCCGACTCCGAGCAGATGGCGCAGACGCTCCAGAGCCTGATCGGCGGCGGCGGCGGCTCGGCCGCCAGCAAACGGGCCACCAAGCAGGGCGGCGTGACCGGGGCCACCGGAGGCGCGGGCGGGGCCTCGTTCGAGGGGCAGATCGCCGTGCAGGCGCACAAGTCCACGAACTCGCTGCTCATCACCTCGTCGCTCCACGACTACGTGGCGCTCCGGCGCGTGATCCAGCGGCTCGACGTGTCGCCGCGACAGGTCTTCATCGAGGCGGTCATCATGGAGCTGAGCGTGCAGCGCTCGAGCAGCCTCGGCCTCTCGTTCCACGGCGGCGTCCCGGACGCGCCGGAGGAAGGCGCCCTGAGCCTCTTCGGCTTCGAGGCGAGCCGCTCCGCCGGCCTCGACCCGAGCAGCCTGCTGACCGGCCTAGCGGTCGGCATCCGCGGCCCCGAGGTCCCGCAGTCCGCGCAGCTCATCGGCGTCTCGATCCCGAGCTTCGGCGTGGTGCTCAACGCCATCGCCAACTCGGGAGACGTCAACGTGCTGTCGACGCCCCACATCATCGCCATGGACAACATCCAGGCGGAGATCACCGTCGGCGCCAACGTCCCCCTCCAGACGTCCGGCCTGCTGGGCGGGCTCGGAGGCGGCGGCGGGCTCGGCGCGCTCGCGGGAGCGGCCGGTCAGCAGGGGGGCGCGGGCGCGCTCGGCGCCCTCGGCGCGCTCGGCGGCCTCGGCGGCCTCGGCGGCGGGCTCGGCGGCGGCGTGCAGCGGCAGAACGTCGGCACCACCATCCGCATCACCCCGCACATCAACGACGCGGGCGAGATCCGGATGGAGATCGAAGAGGAGATCTCGGAGGCCGGCGAAGCCCAGGGCACGCTCGGCGTGATCCCGATCAACCAGCGCATCGCCAAGACCCAGGTGGTCGTGCGCGATCAGGAGACGATCGTCATCGGCGGGCTGATGCGCGACCGCGTGTCGACGAGCGAGGACAAGATCCCGATCCTCGGCGACATCCCGCTCCTCGGCGTGCTCTTCCGGCGTCAGTCCACGACCACGCAGAAGACCAACCTCCTGCTCTTCCTCACGCCGTACATCATCCGCTCACCGGCCGATCTGCGCGCCATCTTCGAGCGCAAGATGCGTGAGCGGCAGGAGTTCATCGACCGCTACTTCGTCTTCAGCGACTCGGGCTACACGCCGGCCACCGATTACTCCCGCACGCGCGGGCTGGTCGGGGAGATCCTCAACACCATCGAGGCCGAGCAAGAGCGGCAACGCCTGATGCAGGAGATGGAGGCGCGGCCGCCGCCGGAGCACAACCCGCGGCCGCCGATCGGCTCTGCGCCCTTCGACGCGACCGAAGGGGAAGAGGGCGCGGTGATCATCGGGCCCGACGGCGAAGAGAGCATGGACACCTCCTCCGAAGGGGGCGAGTCCAACATCCAGGTCGAGGCGGAAGCCGAGACCGGAGAAGAATAG
- the gspF gene encoding type II secretion system inner membrane protein GspF: MAVYEWRGITTAGKEVKGTRDADNPRVLRTTLRKDGILVTEVLEESEARVKKAREVDFGRYFRRVSALDLALATRQLATLLKSGVPLVESLSALTEQLEKPELKSAFTITRDRVNEGTSFADALGQHPTIFKPLFVHMVGAGEASGTLEVVLARLADFLENQAKLQNTVVGALVYPVIMLGMTMLTVAIMMIVVVPKVTAIFEDFEQALPWYTLALIGFSNFLSGYWWLLLILSVGGGYGFMRWKKTDKGKAKWHAFVLDMPLFGKLNLMAAVARFARTLATLLSSGVPLLRAMEITRNVLGNVALEKVIEDARNSIREGESIAQPLKRSGRLPPIVTHMIAVGERSGQLEEMLENVADSYEQQVESRVTVMTALLNPLMILILGGMVVAVIFPILLPLMRINEFVAG, encoded by the coding sequence ATGGCGGTCTACGAGTGGCGCGGCATCACGACCGCCGGCAAGGAGGTCAAGGGGACCCGCGACGCGGACAACCCCCGCGTCCTGCGCACCACGCTGCGCAAGGACGGCATCCTCGTCACGGAGGTGCTCGAGGAGTCGGAGGCGCGCGTCAAGAAGGCGCGCGAGGTCGACTTCGGCCGCTACTTCCGTCGCGTCTCCGCGCTCGACCTCGCGCTGGCCACCCGGCAGCTCGCCACCCTGCTCAAGAGCGGCGTGCCGCTCGTGGAGTCGCTCAGCGCGCTGACCGAACAGCTCGAGAAGCCCGAGCTCAAGAGCGCCTTCACCATCACGCGCGACAGGGTGAACGAGGGCACGAGCTTCGCGGACGCGCTCGGCCAGCACCCGACCATCTTCAAGCCGCTCTTCGTGCACATGGTCGGCGCGGGCGAGGCCTCCGGCACCCTCGAGGTGGTGCTCGCGCGCCTCGCGGACTTCCTGGAGAACCAGGCCAAGCTCCAGAACACCGTCGTCGGCGCGCTCGTCTACCCGGTGATCATGCTCGGCATGACCATGCTGACGGTGGCGATCATGATGATCGTCGTCGTGCCGAAGGTCACCGCGATCTTCGAGGACTTCGAGCAGGCCCTCCCCTGGTACACGCTGGCCCTCATCGGCTTCTCGAACTTCCTCAGCGGCTACTGGTGGCTGCTGCTGATCCTCTCGGTCGGCGGCGGCTACGGCTTCATGCGCTGGAAGAAGACCGACAAGGGCAAGGCCAAGTGGCACGCCTTCGTCCTCGACATGCCGCTCTTCGGCAAGCTCAACCTGATGGCGGCGGTCGCGCGCTTCGCCCGCACGCTGGCCACCCTGCTCTCGAGCGGCGTGCCGCTGCTCCGCGCGATGGAGATCACGCGGAACGTGCTCGGCAACGTGGCCCTCGAGAAGGTCATCGAGGACGCGCGCAACTCCATCCGTGAGGGTGAGAGCATCGCGCAGCCGCTCAAGCGCTCGGGCCGGCTGCCGCCCATCGTCACCCACATGATCGCGGTCGGCGAGCGCTCCGGTCAGCTCGAGGAGATGCTCGAGAACGTGGCCGACAGCTACGAGCAGCAGGTCGAGTCGCGCGTCACCGTGATGACGGCGCTCCTCAACCCGCTGATGATCCTGATCCTCGGCGGCATGGTCGTCGCGGTCATCTTCCCGATCCTCTTGCCGCTCATGCGGATCAACGAGTTCGTGGCGGGGTGA